A segment of the Carya illinoinensis cultivar Pawnee chromosome 1, C.illinoinensisPawnee_v1, whole genome shotgun sequence genome:
CTCtggtggtgcatttggagggagCGGAATGCAAGAAGCTTTGAAGACCAAGAGCGATCACTAGATGAGcttagaaatttgtttttcaatactttactacattatcgtaattgatttccatggcatgtcttttcatgaattccttgtatctCTAAACTAGCTCCCCTAggcgttgctcttgtatatgtcttgtatacttgggcatgtgtcttttcttttgatcaataaaaatttgtttactgataaaaataaaaaataaaaaattgatgttgatattattaaaaatctgAGAATGAATTTAACAACTCATTTTATGCAATACAATTGAAattcatatgtttttttttacactgaTATTCTGATTTGTGGTTATTTTCAACTTTGCGTGCTAATTAGTGGTAAAAGTTATGtttatattagattgtaaaagaTTGGGTGAAGCAACTTACTCGGCTGAGAGGATACACTGATCAAATGGTGGAGGATGCAAATGCTGTCATTCTTACTTTTGGTTCTTATCGACTTGGGGTGAGTATGCTGTTTATGGTTTGAATCCATTTTGGTGAATTAAATTGTTTCCTTGAAACAACGCTCTAGACCATTCagtttcctttcctttcattatCTCGATCATCATACTTCTGctcttcaaaaaaattttattgtaGTATGGTTTGTTGATGCATTTGATGTTCTTTTGTAAGATGATCCTCCCAAATTATCTGCAAAGCAAACTGAAGGTAGATTCTTGACAGGTACATGGTCCTGGGACTGACATAGACACGTTGTGTGTGGGGCCATTATATGTGAATCGGGAggtaataatataaatttgggCAATTTCTGTTATGGCTATTGGACTCTTCATTTCAGTATTTGCATCTAATTCTTTCTTGTTTTCACCAGGAAGACTTCTTCTTTAGATTGCATAACATCCTGGCAGAAATGGAAGAAGTCACAGAACTGCAACCAGTTCCAGATGCTCATGTCCCAGTAATGAAATTCAAGTTTGATGGAATATCCATTGATCTTCTTTATGCAAGTATTTCTCTCCTAGTTGTACCAGAAGTAAGTTCAGAGCACTAAATGTTCTGTTAACCATGTCAATTTTTGTTCCACGTCTAGCTGCCAATTTGTAACTCGGTGTTCTCAGTTGTATACTTCAAGTCttcatgtgtacttgggttatgccttgttactttcttcaataaaattctattttactaaaaaaatgCGTCGCCAATTTTGTCTAGCCAAAATGATGCATTATGTAAAGACAGCTTTTAGAAATGTTTCTTGGGTAGTAAcagttgaatttatttttttgtgtgagATCTTCCCTTAGCCTGATTATGGAGTATATGGATGAGAAGCTTTAAGAAAGGgcgctctctctttctcttgacTGTCAGACCAAAGAAAGTTATCTTCTCTCTGTTGTGGTTTAAATCAACtgcatatatatttcaaatttctgTAAATTCAGTTCCCACAGTTATTTGTTGCACTTGGATGATTAGCTCCTTTCATGGTGTAGAATTGAGCTTAGAGCCTGTTTGGGATTGagattgaaagtttaaaaagtgctttttactatttaaaagctcttttaaagaaaaaatgatatgtttggtaaatttataaaaagtgatttaatcaccTAAAAAAGCTGAAAgcctacttttttaaaaagtaccAAATTGAAGCTTCTATCGAAAATCTCCTGTAAATaactgtgtatatatatttacttaaaaaaaaaaaactgtatatttttaaaaaaattaatgtaactaactttaaaagtactttagatACATGTTTATCAAACAATAAACAGCTTTTGAAGTACAAAGTTTATTATTGAAGTTATAAGCTATAAGCCCTAAAGCTATAAGTTATATTTCCcaccgcaatcccaaacatgcacttagtTTGAACCCTAGAGGTGCATAATGTTTTGATTAAAGATCTTGTTGCACACTTTTTCTTAGTTACTTTGCCCATTCCTTTTGCCTTTTTTTACTCTTGGTTTTCTGTAAACTTCAATAAATTTGTTTGTCTGACATTACCGTTGTGCAGCGTTGCTTAATATCATAGATTGCTAATAGCTGTGGCTGTGTATGTAACTTACAACAAAAATATGACAATTAGTTgctctattaaattattttgacGTGTACTGTTTTATGTTAAGTTTGTCAATTTGTGGGCTTCTTTTAGCTTCAGAGTGCTTGATCTTTTGGATTTATCCAAGGTAACAAATGTGTCAACAGGACTTGGATATCTCTGATGTCTCTGTATTGTCCAATGTTGATGAGCCCACCGTTCGAAGTCTTAATGGCTGCAGGGTTGCTGATCAAATTCTGAAGCTTGTTCCAAATGTTGAGGTGAAATGCGTCCTGCTGTTTttaatgagtaaaaaaaaattgtttcataTTGGTTTAGTGGTTAGTGTTTcgtttttaatttctattttttaaaaatattatttctattttgggTCTGCCCATCACCTACTCTTTTGTGAATTGTAGCATTTTTGTACCACACTCCGGTGCTTGAAGTTTTGGGCCAAGAGGCGTGGTGTTTATTCCAATGTGAGTGACCTTTTACTTTCCCAATAATGTaatcattttgttttttcacTTCTTTTAACCTTACTTGTGTGCATCTGTTCAGGTGACTGGATTTCTTGGGGGTGTTAACTGGGCACTTCTTGTAGCTCGTGTATGCCAGCTCTATCCTAATGCGGTTCCCAGTATGCTTGTTTCTCGATTTTTTAGGGTTTATACACAGTGGCGTTGGCCAAACCCTGTGATGTTATGTGCAATTGAAGAGGACAAACTTGGATTTTCTGTTTGGGATCCACGGAGGAACCCTCGAGACCGGACTCATCACATGCCCATCATAACGCCTGCTTACCCTTGCATGAATTCTAGCTACAATGTTTCGACAAGCACTCTCAGGGTTATGATGGAGCAGTTCCAACTTGGTAACGAAATTTGTGAGGTAAGAAGATTTATTGTGATGgaagaaaacttttttttggTTGTGTATGTCTTTcactgttttgtattttgtggtTCTTTTTTTGCCTAAATCCAGGAGATTGAACTCAATAAAGCCCAATGGAGTGCTCTGTTTGAACCATACTTGTTCTTTGAAAGCTATAAGAACTACCTTCAGGTAGACATAGTTGCGGCTGATGTCGATGACTTACTTGCTTGGAAAGGCTGGGTGGAATCCAGGCTGAGGCAATTGACTCTGATGGTAACATTGATGCCTTTTTTGTTGGTTTATGGCACAAAAAACCGGGTTGTTAAAATTCATGTAGTAGACAGCATATGGGTGAAGAGTTGTTTCTTTTATCCCTAATGCTATCAATTCTGTTTGCAGATTGAGCGAGACACCTTGGGGAAGTTGCAGTGCCATCCTTATCCTCATGAGTATGTGGATACATCCAAGCAGTGTGCCCATTGTGCTTTCTTCATGGGTTTGCAAAGGAAACAGGGGGAGATGATTCAAGAAGGTCAGCAGTTTGATATCCGTGGGACCGTAGATGAATTCAGGCAGTCTGTAAACATGTACATGTTTTGGAAACCAGGGATGGAAATTTATGTTTCACATGTTCGTAGAAAGCAGATCCCTTCATATGTGTTCCCTGATGGTTATAAACGATCTCGACCATCAAGGCCAACTGCCCAGCAGCAGGCCAATAAACCCTCTCATGAATATGGTGAAGTTGGTAGGACTGGCTCTGGTGAGAGATGCCTTAAGAGGAAAAACGATACTGATGTGCAAGGTATCCCTGAAAAACAGCGATCTATAACCCCTCAGAGTCAGGGTTCACTGTCTCCTGAGAATGGCTCCAGCGAGAGATGCCTTAAGAGGAAAAATGGTACTGATGTGCAAGGTATCCCTGAAAAAGGGCGATGTATTACCCCACAGAGAGAGGATTCAATTTCTCCTGAGATTATTACTGATAAGTTCAGTAGTGTGTCTCCAGAGCATTTGGCGTCTCATATGGTGGGAAACAAAACATTTGCTGAAACAAACAGAATATTGCAGGGTTATAATAGTAAGGTGAAAGGTCTTGCATCAAATGGATTGAGTACTGGGATTGAATCTGTTAGCCGAGAGCTGCGTTGGATTGACGGTGATAAAGGTTCTGCTAGGGAGCTAGCTGAAGCAGAAAAAGGGACGCTATGCCAAGAAACTGAGACTGCATGTGCATCAAATTCGAGCATAATAACAAATCCTACTAGTGAGGGCAGTTCTTGTGAGGATTCTGGATTTGTACCAGTGGCAGGTAGCAGTGTGGAAGAAAGCATTGGAGGGGCTAATAACCTGGGTTCTGCTCTGGGCGATTTGTGTGAAGCACATTCCATGTTGCCTTTGGAGGATGGGGGTGTTAATTGCGATGGAGTTTTGCGAGATGGATCACAGGAAGAGTTAGAGGTTTCGGATATAAGTTCCTTCACTTACCTTGATTTTCTATAAACTGTCATTTATTTCTATCCTAGTCATCTGCTCATTCTCTTCTTTGGCTGTTTGGCATTTTACTCTGCTGGTAGGATGATTTCTTATTTCATCAGTCTGACCCATAGATTGTAGAGTTTTAAGGTCCTTCACGAGTGCTGTACAATCTTAGAAGGTGGACAGTTGAGAATCGCACTTTAGAAGGGACTGTGTCTGAGTTCACAAATACATATATCTTTTGCctagtatttttttctttacttcttGACTTATTTAATCTTGGGTATGTATTATGTTCTGACCAATCGTAACCTAATTTCTTGTATTTGTCTTTGTTTTTGAATGTGAAGCCAAATGCTGCACTTGAGATGGTGATAAATGCATCTGGTGGTGTGAACTCAGAAGCTGTGCAGAAACAAGTGATAAGGCatgtattttgaaattttagatCTCCTATCCCGGGTTCTTCTTATATTGTCTGTCTTTATACtgctttcttgtttttttttttttttttcctcagtaGCAGATTGAGTTTAACAACTACGGCATGAAAGATTAGAGATTGGATCAATGGCAATCTTTGGCTGTGAAGACATGTTGATCTGAACAGAAAGACAGAAAGCCAGCAGTTCCGGTAAGTGTGATTTTAATTGCTGGCTTTCATTTCTTTCGTTTTTTCAGGCATGCTTGCATGGCCTTCCTCGCAAAGTCAAAACTAATCAGCACCAACTAAAGAGCCCTGTGGGGTTAGTTCTGCCAGGCGTGTACAGTTTATAATGTTAAGAATTATACTCAAGTACTGGATGCTCTGGAGCTTGGCAGATGATCATAggtttgttctttttttcttctttccagcAGGCTTTGTTAAGAGCTTTAGTGTTTTGAACAAAGAAgtgttttgttttataattagaACAAAAaccactaaaaaagaaaaaaagaaggttGGGATTGTGTGGCAGGGTGTCGTAGTGTTGCTTGGTTAGATTGacttattgttttattatatgCGAGGAGGGACTATGACGTGAGGCTAGGCTATTAACTTTGGTTGGGTGTGTGCTTCTTATCCAACCTTGTGTACACTTGCTGCTTTGCATTAAATATTACAATattgaactctctctctctctctctctctctctctctctctctgtctctctctgctTGTGATCATGGACCTTGCTGTCTGCATGTTGACGAAGTTATGCTTTGGTACAATCCATGAACACTGCTAGTAGCGATGCAACACTCTTGTTTCAGAGTCTTGGTATCTGATTAATGGAGTAACTGTTTTGACATGGGATTTCTAGAGTAGTTTTTGCTGGCTTTATTATATCCACACAGATTGGATGGAATTGAAGGCATGGTTGCAGCTAAAAAGACAGCTGGACATGCAAATACGAGTGGTGCTGGCaacttcattttagtttttcctTAAATCGCTGTAACGCTTAAACAAACAACTAATCAGAAAGAGACCTTTACAGGTAGTGTAAAAAACTCTCGAAAGATCTTGTGGCCGCCAGTCTGCTTTGTTAGCTAGATGGTATTCcttcttaaaaaagaaagctaGATGGCATTCCTTTTTAAAAAGGTCCCGATGGCTAAGTTTTTAGGAAacatttcaaaaattatatgagCGCGATTGTTGTCCGTCTTGTCAGCGCTCAAGAGTCAAAATTGTCATTGGGAAGGTTGATTCCTATGTACCGCACGAAACTAATCTTGATGGTGCTGTCACATTAACTTCACATTGCTTTTGAAGGGCGTGGTCGATCTATTAACAGATCCTCCACTTTAATTAGTTGAGAAGGCTGACATCTTGATAAAGAAGCTGAGGTGTTGAAATGCGATGCCTTCAAGATTCGTTTTATTAGAGGTACTGTTCTAAGATTTATATCTATATCCAGACCACAACCCACCACAACAGCAATGGTTAATGGTTTATGCTCTCTGGATCCAGAAAGAAAAGGTCAACCAGATGCGAGTCATTCCATTCAGTTGTTTTGGAATCCTGCTTGGAGCCTTATTGAGTTTATAGGTCCTCCActcaacaaaaatgaaaagagattACAGTTCTTCAAGCTCAAGCTCAGGCTCAACCTGTTTAAAACCAATTTGTTGGGATTTATTCATATTAATCCtagattttatcaaatatttaaatgtaagTGGTTGTTATTTAcgtaatacacatattaaattattttaaaatgtgtAACCTCagcaaaagagagaagaaacgTGAAAAAGTGGGACAAATACACTTGTGAAAGATGCCACAAGGTCCATTGGTCAACCGCTAGAACAACGATATATGAGTTTAGTTACTATTTAATTTCCCTTCCATCATTTTAAGCATTCGAGGTTTATTAATTTTGATAAGTTATTTCCCCCTCGAAAAATATATCTCCTTTTATCCCTTTCTTTTCCTGCCCCACGGTTACTTTAAAAGTGAGATCGGTCTTAGTTTTCGATCTTAAGTTAGGCAGCTATCAACGACaatgacttttcaatctttcCCATATCTTGTACCCACTCTCTCTTGTTGGCCCCTCGTGTCCATTGCTTTTAACAAAGCTAAGCTCAGCTATCAAACAAACCCCAAACAGTTCGATCTAGCCGTGTTCTTCAGATCATAGAGAGCTTTTAACAAGGCTAAAGGCATCTTAGTTTGTCGTTATGGTTTGCGAGCCAAATGATCCAAGGGTCTAAGAACGATGGATGGATTGCATAACTGTCAATGGTCTGCTTGGGGATGTTTTTTTGGTCCACCCCTTCAAACAAAAAGCATTTACAGTTTACACTTTCTCCCCTCCCGAAGCCGAAAGTAACCTTTGAATAGTGTGTACTTACTCTCTAGCAGTGGATGTGGACGTGGTATCAACTGAATCCAAAAGGGAGAAAAGTGCAGGAGCTTTACATCCCATCATTGTTTCAATTGCTGAAGCTTGTAGTAGATCACAGCGCTGATTAGTTTAAGAGCCTTGAAATTGCATTTCAGAttggtgtaaaaaaaaaccggCCAGactgcattttcttttctttactcCTTGATTGTCAAGTCAGCAAATGTTGCATTTGCAACAGTAAATAGAACAGCAGCCCATTATTTGTCAAAATGACCTCAGCGCGcccaacatattttaattttttaattttattcttcttaaactaatttaattttttttctcatcattcATCCCCTACACATTTGGCATTGAAAATCTTAACCAATTCAATACAGCCAAATGACATTTGGATTCACCACGCCCACAATTGCCCTATATGCTCTATAATTATTAGCACTCCCATTCTCATCGACATTCTTCCAACTTTTGTATCCCCAAAGAACAAAAATACATAACAAGTTACTTGTTACGAAATTGCGCATCGTCTGAACAAACATTTGTCTGGCTAATTAACTTTCTACATGAGCCAAGACGAATACATTAGGAAttctcaataaaaataaaaacattcatGAAACATTACTTGGGACTTGtaaactagaaatataacttGGACACGTAAGCTGATAATTTTCTCTTCTTAACCACGAAAATATGCGTCAAAATGTGGAATTGAAACACTTCAAACATCAgcgcatttttcttttttcacctCCTTGAAGATTCAAGAGATGATACC
Coding sequences within it:
- the LOC122281887 gene encoding nuclear poly(A) polymerase 4-like isoform X2 encodes the protein MVSSEGLSPPPASASKQHGVTKPISTAGPSETDRQRNKELEKFLVDAGLYERKEEAAKREEVLGRIRQIVKDWVKQLTRLRGYTDQMVEDANAVILTFGSYRLGVHGPGTDIDTLCVGPLYVNREEDFFFRLHNILAEMEEVTELQPVPDAHVPVMKFKFDGISIDLLYASISLLVVPEDLDISDVSVLSNVDEPTVRSLNGCRVADQILKLVPNVEHFCTTLRCLKFWAKRRGVYSNVTGFLGGVNWALLVARVCQLYPNAVPSMLVSRFFRVYTQWRWPNPVMLCAIEEDKLGFSVWDPRRNPRDRTHHMPIITPAYPCMNSSYNVSTSTLRVMMEQFQLGNEICEEIELNKAQWSALFEPYLFFESYKNYLQVDIVAADVDDLLAWKGWVESRLRQLTLMIERDTLGKLQCHPYPHEYVDTSKQCAHCAFFMGLQRKQGEMIQEGQQFDIRGTVDEFRQSVNMYMFWKPGMEIYVSHVRRKQIPSYVFPDGYKRSRPSRPTAQQQANKPSHEYGEVGRTGSGERCLKRKNDTDVQGIPEKQRSITPQSQGSLSPENGSSERCLKRKNGTDVQGIPEKGRCITPQREDSISPEIITDKFSSVSPEHLASHMVGNKTFAETNRILQGYNSKVKGLASNGLSTGIESVSRELRWIDGDKGSARELAEAEKGTLCQETETACASNSSIITNPTSEGSSCEDSGFVPVAGSSVEESIGGANNLGSALGDLCEAHSMLPLEDGGVNCDGVLRDGSQEELEPNAALEMVINASGGVNSEAVQKQVISSRLSLTTTA
- the LOC122281887 gene encoding nuclear poly(A) polymerase 4-like isoform X1, with the protein product MVSSEGLSPPPASASKQHGVTKPISTAGPSETDRQRNKELEKFLVDAGLYERKEEAAKREEVLGRIRQIVKDWVKQLTRLRGYTDQMVEDANAVILTFGSYRLGVHGPGTDIDTLCVGPLYVNREEDFFFRLHNILAEMEEVTELQPVPDAHVPVMKFKFDGISIDLLYASISLLVVPEDLDISDVSVLSNVDEPTVRSLNGCRVADQILKLVPNVEVKCVLLFLMSKKKLFHIGLVHFCTTLRCLKFWAKRRGVYSNVTGFLGGVNWALLVARVCQLYPNAVPSMLVSRFFRVYTQWRWPNPVMLCAIEEDKLGFSVWDPRRNPRDRTHHMPIITPAYPCMNSSYNVSTSTLRVMMEQFQLGNEICEEIELNKAQWSALFEPYLFFESYKNYLQVDIVAADVDDLLAWKGWVESRLRQLTLMIERDTLGKLQCHPYPHEYVDTSKQCAHCAFFMGLQRKQGEMIQEGQQFDIRGTVDEFRQSVNMYMFWKPGMEIYVSHVRRKQIPSYVFPDGYKRSRPSRPTAQQQANKPSHEYGEVGRTGSGERCLKRKNDTDVQGIPEKQRSITPQSQGSLSPENGSSERCLKRKNGTDVQGIPEKGRCITPQREDSISPEIITDKFSSVSPEHLASHMVGNKTFAETNRILQGYNSKVKGLASNGLSTGIESVSRELRWIDGDKGSARELAEAEKGTLCQETETACASNSSIITNPTSEGSSCEDSGFVPVAGSSVEESIGGANNLGSALGDLCEAHSMLPLEDGGVNCDGVLRDGSQEELEPNAALEMVINASGGVNSEAVQKQVISSRLSLTTTA